The Theobroma cacao cultivar B97-61/B2 chromosome 1, Criollo_cocoa_genome_V2, whole genome shotgun sequence genome contains the following window.
TGATTTGGGAAAACAAAAGATCTCAACTACCAAAAGCTGTTGGTATActatttcaatttctctaatAACTATATGGACCAATCAATATCAGAAAAatcaactttcaaaaaaaaatatatcagTAAAATCAAGTTAAACTACAAATgtgaaaaataaacaactgAGGCAGTCAAGGCATTCTCCAGGCAAGCGCTAGACATCAAAAGCACCTCGGCACTCTCCAGGCAAGGCACCCTCGCTCAGTGGCAAGCCTATGGAACTCAAGCATGCTTATTTGGAAGGGAAGAAATGGCAAAAGCCATGTCTTAGATATCGccctttttttaaataattttaaaatctttttagcTGTACTTCAAATTTTACGTAAAAAGAACAACATGCCTTTTCTGCAAGAGTAAGAAAAGGGCTACTATAATAACTGACTTTATCTATGCCCTCTCTCTATTTCTCTCTAGTGCTATGTTTCCTTCTCATAATTTGCTTCTTCTTTCCACCCCTTCTTGTCTATTTATTACTTTGTTTATTCATTCATTTAACAGAGAGCATATGACCCAGTTTCATCATCTAAACAGAAAGCACATGCTCCTCCATAAACTAAATCTGTAAATATcagataattaaaaacaaaggaaTGCCATGCCTCTGTTATATGAAACATGGTATCCATTATACAGAACTATTTTTCCTTCAGAAATTGAATCTGTAAACACTAGGCAAGGAAGGACTAACAGAGTCAACTTTTCAaagttgattaattaaaattacatatatTTTCATCACAACATCTGATTTATCTCAGGTCAGTATCTCTAAGATAAAATACTTATATCAAAACATGTCACTCCTAGTCTCCTACAAGATATAGATGGTTTGTAAAGATTGAGTGCGTATTTGGAACTCTCTCTAAGTTCCCCATCTCCATCTTTTCTATGTGAACTTATACCTTTTATCACAATTTTCTAAATATCAACATTATCAACTCTATCAATTGCCTTTGAATATTATAACAATTCAATCATAAATGCTCACATAAGATATATTGCCCAACTATAAGTGGGAAACATCATGAATAGGTAAGTTAATCAGCTGATCAGACAGTGTTAATGCTGTTCCAAAATTGAGGTTTactttcaataaaataaattaaactacaGTTTACAAATAcaattttgataattgatGCTACAAATGGAAGTGTAAAAAGTAATAAACCGAAAGTAACTTACCTCTCCACCACATTTTTCATTTGCATTGCATATTCCCTTTTGTCAGTTTGTGCACGCAATGCCCGAACAGCAGGACCTCTTGAAGCATTGAGAACACGCTTTTGTAAATAGCACCTAAAGGTAAAAAGGTAAAACATGAAGAGGGTTATAACAGTTTCTATAACATTAACGAAAAACTAATTGTCATCCAGACTAAAATGAGATTGAGGATAGGATTATGTTTTACTTAAAACATGTTAATATGGTAATCAACAATTAAAATGAGATTGTTACTTTTACTATGGATGTTGTTCGTCCTAAAATGTTgctaaaaaacaaaatcatatttgataaaaattgaGCAAATGGCTAAAATGTAACACAACATTCAAACATAATCGTTCTatacaaaatttaaatctCACAATAGTcaactcttttaatttttaattattcaaaaaaattatatttggtTTTATATTCACATACACTTTTTGCTTATAGGCTTTAGCTTCCCAAAGCAAAAGAACAAtgatcaaaaatgaaaaccttGGAGATTTGAGGACATTACCTATCAGCAATCTTTCCAATTTCACCACCAAGCGCATCCACTTCATGCACAAGTTGTGATTTTGCAAGTCCACCAACCGCTGGATTACAAGGCTGCAAGTAacaaaactcaaattatgtcaGTAACAAATATTTCGTGCCATAGCCtgtaatttcttaactttGATCCGAAATAAACAACACTAAGAAAAAGATAACCTGCCACGCAATCCGATCAATGTTCAGGGTGAGAAGCAGAGTTTTGGCCCCCAACCGAGCGGACGCAAGAGCAGCTTCACAACCTGCGTGTCCTCCTCCAACCACAATAACATCATACTTCTCTTCGCCAGCCCCCACATGGCCATTCCAATCTAAAAACATGCCAATAAGacatttttaagttaaaaggTAAGCAACTGTCCAACACAAAACCTGCTCGATGAAATGCCTGAACCAATACATACTCGAACCGGTTGCGGAGAATGAGCAAAAGCACCGGAGGGAGGATTTTTTGAGCGTGGAGAGACGAATATTGCGGGGAAAGGGGGCGAAGACATGGTGATGACGGCGAGAGGAAGGAGAGATAAGGGAAGAAGGGGAAGGGAAAGGGAAGTGGTGGCGGGTGAGGCGAGAGAGGTGGACGGATAACATTGACATTTTTATAGTGTCGTGGGGCTCTGAACGTGCCAATGTTTCACGAGTGAAGAGTGAGAGAATGAAACTCTGTTCAATTTGCTTGTGAGGCTGCAGCTTTCGGCAATGGCAATGCTATCGGATTAAGCATTATACAAGTCGGGTCGGGCTGTGTTTTCGGGTCAACTTAAAATAGATTGTGTTAAATAGgatatatgtattttttttcccaGTCTCTCCTTACTTACTCTCCCTGCCTCGTCACCTACCTCTATCCTTGCTgcacctttttctttcttcctctcaGGCCATTCTCGAGCTTCCCATTTCTCCTTATCCATTCATTATTGAGGTAAATACAccaatcttttcatttttctatcGTCTAATCTATTTTCTTACTTTGCTATTAACCAAATATATGGTTTCTTTCcgctttttttttgttgactgtatatcaaattttcatcctCATGAAATTATGTTGGGTTGCCTCATGCAATTTTGTTGTAGTTTGATATTTTACTCTGTTTTAATTGTAGTATTTAGTTTAATATATttcaaagataaaatcacCTGATAAATAAACTTAGAGATAATCCCAGCTAGAACTAGTTAGGCATAATATGTTCAAATAAAAcagagacaaaaaaaaaactaaatttaaaagATATAGTCATCTTATGAATAACTAATTTTCGCTGGGAGCACTAGGCTTCCGTCCCTAGGATTACATTGTAATGCTGCCTGTGTTGGGTCTTTTTTCcgttttcattttcaattatattaGCCATTGAAGTATGTATTCAGATTAAAGTGTTTGTATCATGCTAAAAGGGTTCTATTCCATTCTTAGATTATTTCTAAATTCTATAATAAGTATGCATTTCTTCATCTTTAGTTTCTGTTATATATATTGactaatttgtttatttattttttgtcttaaatGTGTGCTCAGCTCTTTTGCAGACTCAGGTTTTTATATTTACATCATTTATCTCCATATTTTACATGATTCACCCTCTGTAGTAATTCCAAGTTGCATATCTCTTGGCCCCTTTCTTTCCTGCATTCAAGTTAGTCTACCCAAAAACTTTATCAATTTTCTGTAGTATTAGTTTGCTCCAGTAATATTAAGGACCCTAAATGTCCCTTGTAATATCATCATCCTCAGGAACTTTTTCCTCACAATTTACTTTATTCAAAGCGTGTAATGAGAAATTCCAACAACCTGCTTTCTCAATTCCGTGTTCTTTTGTTGTTCACTGCAAATTACCTTGGAGTGTGACCCTAAATAGCCAAAAAAATTTCAGAAGCAAATCACTGAATGTTTTGAAGCCTGTCAGAGATTCCATCAACCAAAATAGTGAGTATTTCACTGAAGAAAACACAATACCTTTTGATTGGGAAGATCAAGAAGATATTGAAGACATAGGGTCACCATGGGAAGGGGCGGTTATGTACAGGAGAAACCCTTCTATTACCCATTTGGAATATTGCACAACCTTAGAGAGGCTTGGATTAGGAAAACTGTCAAGTGATATCTCAAAATCTAGGGCTTCGGTTATGGGGTTACGGGTCACAAGAGCTGTGAAAGATTATCCAAATGGAACCCCTGTTCAGATCTCCATAGATGTGACAAGGAAGAAGCAAAAGATGAGGCTTGATGGGATCATTAAAACTGTCATCACTCTCGGTTGCAATAGGTATTTTTTTCCCAATTACTTTCGATTGCTCATGCTCTGATTTTTCTTAAAGTTTGCCAATCAACTTTGAACTTGCTATTTGTTATTAAtgtcctttcctttttttttcaatttcactattttaaaatttcattggtaaaagtccttttttttaacatttttatacTCATATCTAAGTTATGTATTGTTACTTTGTAATGTGGGAAACACATTTCTGGTTATGTATGAGATAGAATGTGTTTGTTAGTTCATAATAGAAGCAATAGAAGCACATTCTTGTCAAATTTTATTAGATGTTTGTAAAGCATTTATGTGATTGTATATCTCAGAGTAGATATTTAACAAATTATCCAATGCCTGTATGATCATATGTTTAATAGGGCCTTGAGTTTTATGCTTTGACAAAAGTCATTGCTGTTGGCAGCCATGGTGTATTCTGTTTTCAAGCAAAGCCAAGCTGAGTAATCAGTTCTTTTAGGCCTGGCTCAATCATAGATGGCTCTACTAAGCTGGAGTTTCAGTGAGCTTGTGCTAAGCTGGCTTGTTATGGCTCAATCATGGACTTagctacttttttttttgtgaaaaagatagaaattgaaagagaaaggaaatggAAATATATGACATAGATGAGAAGAAGGTGAAGTCAGACCCTTGACATTGACATGGTTTCCAGGTtcatgaaaaactaaaatgatATTACTTAGCATGAAAGCTTAAATGTTAAATGTGGCAAGATGAAAAGAAGATGAAGTAGGTGCCTTGACAGAATTTCTGTCAGTTCATGTCTACTAAAATGGTATTTACACACCCAGAACGCTCAAAtgttaaatatgaaaaaatatacCCAGGGATTGGGGAAGAAATAAAGGAATGAAAGAGTGGTTTTTctctcatttattttttatctttatgtTCACCTGTGTGATTGTTAACACTTATCAGGGTTCCTGTGACTTCTTTGTATCCCTCAAATGTCCCTTTGTTTCATGTTTTGCGAATTACATCCACTGGTCATATTCAGAAAGAAATCTGTGTGACGTGTCATTGGCCTGAGGCACTCTTTTGTTATTGTTCAACTGCATAAATTTTACCTCTATTTACTTTTTTCCTCCTCAATCTAATTGACTCTGCATTGAACTTTATGTTTTAGGTGTGGTGAGCCTGCTGCTGAGGGCATATTCTCCAACTTCTCAGTTCTGCTAAGTGAAGAGCCCATTGAAGAGCCTGAAATCATTGACATGGGTGCAACCTTTGAGGAAGGGTTTAAATCTGTTTATGGAAGTAACCAAGAGGTGGAGGAAGATGATGATGCATCAATCGATTGGGACGATCGGCTTTATTTTCCGcctgaagaaaaagaaattgatattTCAAAGCACATAAGAGACATGGTGCATTTGGAAATTACGATTAATGCAGTTTGTGATCCAAGATGCAAGGGTATATGTCTTAAATGTGGCACAAATTTGAACACTAGTAGTTGTAACTGTAGCGAAGAGGTAAAAGAGAAAGGTTATGGCCCGCTTGGAAATTTAGGGAAACAAATTCAGCAAAAATTATCCTAGTTGGTGTAATGCAGACTCCCTTTGGAACAGCATTTTTGTGCAgcgtttctttttctttcttctttatgttttatgttTAATGTGATTCTCACTAGTC
Protein-coding sequences here:
- the LOC18611908 gene encoding uncharacterized protein LOC18611908, whose amino-acid sequence is MSLVISSSSGTFSSQFTLFKACNEKFQQPAFSIPCSFVVHCKLPWSVTLNSQKNFRSKSLNVLKPVRDSINQNSEYFTEENTIPFDWEDQEDIEDIGSPWEGAVMYRRNPSITHLEYCTTLERLGLGKLSSDISKSRASVMGLRVTRAVKDYPNGTPVQISIDVTRKKQKMRLDGIIKTVITLGCNRCGEPAAEGIFSNFSVLLSEEPIEEPEIIDMGATFEEGFKSVYGSNQEVEEDDDASIDWDDRLYFPPEEKEIDISKHIRDMVHLEITINAVCDPRCKGICLKCGTNLNTSSCNCSEEVKEKGYGPLGNLGKQIQQKLS